The Rhopalosiphum maidis isolate BTI-1 chromosome 1, ASM367621v3, whole genome shotgun sequence genome has a segment encoding these proteins:
- the LOC113548296 gene encoding proteasome subunit beta type-2-like translates to METVIGIKFNDFVLIATDMTAAHSIMVMKDDEDKTYNITNHVVMGVTGEAGDVPRFAEYITQNVKLYRMRNGYDLSIPAIATFTRKTVAEHLRSQSPYQVNFMLGGYNPTEKKSHLYFIDYLGAQVEVPYGAHGYGGMMTITVMDRYYKPDANYQEAYDLLKKCILEVQKRCIINMPKFKVKMSYAGGLQELPTITKDNIEQNIIVNVKE, encoded by the exons ATGGAAACCGTTATTGGGATAAAGTTCAATGATTTTGTACTCATCGCCACAGACATGACTGCTGCGCACAGTATTATGGTCATGAAAGACG atgAAGACAAAACGTACAACATCACCAACCATGTAGTGATGGGTGTTACTGGTGAAGCGGGTGACGTACCCAGATTTGCAGAATACATCACTCAAAATGTCAAACTTTACCGCATGCGTAATGGATACGATTTGTCCATTCCTGCTATTGCGACTTTCACTCGTAAAACTGTTGCCGAACACCTTAGAAGCCAA AGTCCTTATCAAGTTAACTTCATGCTCGGAGGATATAATCCAACTGAGaaaaaatcacatttatacttcattgattatttgggAGCTCAAGTTGAGGTTCCTTACGGTGCTCATGGATATGGTGGTATGATGACAATTACAGTTATGGACCGTTATTACAAACCAg atgcaAATTATCAAGAAGCATATGATCTcctaaaaaaatgcatattagaAGTACAAAAACGTTGTATTATCAACATGCCcaagtttaaagttaaaatgtctTATGCTGGAGGTCTACAGGAATTGCCGACAATTACCAAGgataatattgaacaaaatatcattgttaatGTAAAAGagtaa